A window of the Microbacterium sp. LWH13-1.2 genome harbors these coding sequences:
- a CDS encoding acyl-CoA desaturase: MISIAQVEKTAATLGRVRQTYSGNADIPPMTHAYKQVSQVIRETGLLQRAGWFYIFVATGLAVALGGVVTGFILLGDSWFQLLMAAALGIILTQVAFLAHEAAHRQILSTGPANFRLARILAAGVVGISYSWWDSKHTKHHGNPNQVGKDPDIEVDTISFLETDAAQSRGLVRLITRKQGWFFFPLLTLEGLNLHYLGVKHLVTSKKAKGRWIELGLIALRFAIVLVPVFLMLPLGMAFAFMGVQMAVFGVYMGASFAPNHKGMPIIDPNARLDFFSKQVRTSRNIRGGWWATWLMGGLNYQVEHHLFPNMPRPHLSKAREVVRDYCAANNVPYTETSLGQSYAIVIQYLNRVGLAAGADPFDCPAAAQFVRA, encoded by the coding sequence ATCATCTCCATTGCACAGGTCGAAAAGACCGCAGCCACCCTCGGCCGTGTACGTCAGACGTATTCGGGCAACGCAGACATCCCCCCGATGACCCACGCCTACAAGCAGGTGTCCCAGGTCATCCGCGAGACCGGCCTGCTGCAGCGCGCCGGGTGGTTCTACATCTTCGTAGCCACCGGCCTCGCGGTGGCCCTCGGTGGAGTCGTCACCGGCTTCATCCTCCTCGGTGACAGCTGGTTCCAGCTGCTGATGGCCGCAGCTCTCGGCATCATCCTCACGCAGGTGGCGTTCCTCGCCCATGAGGCGGCTCACCGCCAGATCCTCTCGACGGGCCCGGCGAACTTCCGCCTCGCCCGCATCCTCGCCGCAGGCGTGGTCGGGATCAGCTACTCCTGGTGGGACTCCAAGCACACCAAGCATCACGGAAACCCGAACCAGGTGGGCAAGGACCCCGACATCGAGGTCGACACCATCTCGTTCCTCGAGACGGATGCTGCGCAGTCGCGCGGCCTGGTCCGCCTGATCACGCGCAAGCAGGGTTGGTTCTTCTTCCCGCTGCTGACGCTCGAGGGCCTGAACCTCCACTACCTCGGCGTCAAGCACCTCGTGACCAGCAAGAAGGCCAAGGGCCGCTGGATCGAGCTCGGGCTCATCGCTCTCCGCTTCGCGATCGTGCTCGTCCCGGTCTTCCTGATGCTGCCGCTCGGCATGGCCTTCGCCTTCATGGGCGTGCAGATGGCCGTCTTCGGCGTCTACATGGGCGCCTCGTTCGCGCCGAACCACAAGGGCATGCCGATCATCGACCCGAATGCTCGCCTCGACTTCTTCTCGAAGCAGGTGCGCACCTCGCGCAACATCCGTGGCGGATGGTGGGCCACCTGGCTCATGGGAGGCCTCAACTACCAGGTCGAGCACCACCTGTTCCCGAACATGCCCCGCCCGCACCTCTCGAAGGCCCGTGAGGTCGTGCGCGACTACTGTGCAGCCAACAATGTGCCGTACACCGAGACCAGCCTCGGCCAGTCGTACGCGATCGTCATCCAGTACCTCAACCGCGTCGGTCTCGCCGCGGGTGCCGATCCGTTCGACTGCCCTGCAGCCGCGCAGTTCGTCCGCGCGTAG
- a CDS encoding ABC transporter permease — protein sequence MSTTTATDGFGLARTIRLGLRRIPFELRQYFRASDQVFFTFLFPTLMYLIFATIFTGDIGDGADKISMATYYLPGLVAGGIFLSGMQGLSIEIAVEKSDGTLKRLGSTPISPATYFIGKIGEVFVTAILQITLLLVVAVVLYQVELPSDAEAWGRFAWVFVLGLLSCTLLGIALSAVPRSGKTASAVVIPVVLLLQFISGVYIAFTALPEWLQNVAAVFPLKWMAQGMRAAILPDSFSAAEPSGSWELGFVAIALTAWLVAGFILSRATFRWIRRN from the coding sequence ATGAGCACCACGACCGCCACCGACGGATTCGGGCTCGCTCGGACCATCCGCCTCGGGCTCCGCCGCATCCCGTTCGAACTGCGTCAATACTTCCGCGCCAGCGATCAGGTCTTCTTCACTTTCCTGTTCCCGACGCTGATGTACCTCATCTTCGCGACGATCTTCACAGGCGACATCGGCGACGGCGCAGACAAGATCAGCATGGCGACGTACTACCTCCCCGGGCTCGTGGCGGGAGGCATCTTCCTGTCGGGCATGCAGGGATTGTCGATCGAGATCGCCGTGGAGAAGAGCGACGGCACCCTCAAGAGGCTGGGCAGCACTCCGATCTCACCCGCCACGTACTTCATCGGCAAGATCGGCGAGGTCTTCGTCACCGCCATCCTGCAGATCACGCTCCTCCTGGTGGTCGCAGTCGTCCTGTATCAGGTGGAGCTGCCTTCCGACGCCGAGGCCTGGGGGCGCTTCGCCTGGGTCTTCGTGCTCGGGCTGCTCTCGTGCACTCTCCTCGGCATCGCACTCTCGGCCGTGCCACGATCCGGAAAGACCGCCTCTGCGGTGGTGATCCCGGTCGTGCTGCTGCTGCAGTTCATCTCCGGCGTCTACATCGCCTTCACCGCACTGCCGGAATGGCTGCAGAACGTCGCTGCGGTCTTCCCCCTGAAGTGGATGGCTCAGGGCATGCGCGCGGCGATCCTTCCCGATTCGTTCTCGGCGGCCGAGCCGAGCGGATCGTGGGAGCTCGGCTTCGTGGCGATCGCCCTCACCGCATGGCTCGTGGCGGGTTTCATCCTCAGTCGCGCGACGTTCCGCTGGATCAGACGCAACTGA
- a CDS encoding ABC transporter ATP-binding protein: MTDSVIEVRDLRKEYGGAVAVDGISFDIRRGETFALLGPNGAGKSTTIEILEGYRHRTSGDVRVLGVDPQRGGLAWKARLGIVLQSTGEAGNFTVRELLTEFAGYYPDPRSVDEVIAAVGLEHKQRSRAGKLSGGQQRRLDVALGIIGRPELLFLDEPTTGFDPEARQQFWQLIRTLKAEGTSILLTTHYLDEAARLGDRAAVITDGRIVAVGRIDEIGGPEARTPMVRWRDAAGVRREQRTTTPGAVVSELQRAGGEPDSLEVVRPTLEDIYLGLIREHGVGADADADGLRADARESA, encoded by the coding sequence ATGACAGACAGCGTGATCGAGGTGCGGGACCTCCGCAAAGAGTACGGCGGCGCCGTCGCGGTCGACGGCATCAGCTTCGACATCCGCCGTGGAGAGACCTTCGCGCTCCTCGGCCCGAACGGCGCGGGCAAGTCGACGACCATCGAGATCCTCGAGGGCTATCGACACCGCACCTCCGGTGACGTGCGCGTGCTCGGAGTCGATCCCCAGCGAGGCGGCCTGGCATGGAAGGCACGACTCGGAATAGTGCTGCAGTCCACCGGCGAGGCCGGGAACTTCACCGTGCGCGAGCTGCTCACCGAGTTCGCCGGCTACTACCCGGACCCTCGCTCGGTCGACGAGGTTATCGCCGCGGTGGGGCTCGAGCACAAGCAGCGATCGAGAGCGGGCAAGCTGTCGGGCGGCCAGCAACGACGTCTCGACGTCGCTCTGGGGATCATCGGCCGACCGGAGCTGCTGTTCCTCGATGAGCCGACGACGGGTTTCGACCCCGAGGCACGGCAGCAGTTCTGGCAGCTCATCCGCACCTTGAAGGCGGAGGGCACCAGCATCCTGCTGACGACCCACTACCTCGACGAGGCGGCGCGTCTCGGAGATCGAGCTGCCGTGATCACGGACGGTCGGATCGTGGCCGTCGGTCGGATAGATGAGATCGGCGGCCCCGAGGCGCGGACGCCGATGGTGCGGTGGAGGGATGCCGCGGGGGTGCGCCGAGAACAGCGCACCACGACTCCCGGTGCGGTCGTCTCCGAGCTTCAGCGTGCGGGCGGCGAGCCGGACAGCCTCGAGGTGGTGCGTCCCACACTCGAGGACATCTACCTCGGCCTCATCCGCGAGCACGGAGTCGGCGCCGATGCCGATGCCGACGGCCTGCGGGCCGATGCGAGGGAGTCCGCATGA
- a CDS encoding cell division initiation protein, producing the protein MSASPDNDRTPDFFDKLIEENPREQQREQSGFTASFRGYDKAEVDSALSTLRNQLQQAKADLAATEARHEDAVEALRDEERIAREELEAELLAAKAKAAETEAQVATLTNELVDTPRADGQEAPSREQFEAILRVAEEQANVLIQNAAVQADRLMAAAREEVTTQRAEADADVTRIIAQAQHDADQVRLKIDTEYTAHQATLEREAAHAAEKVHQATQEATAIRTEAEKGAAALRSLVTRETTQLRADAEREVREMNARVLEFEETLTRRQDDAQQEFLVLHNQAVAHAERITTDANEQVAASLEHAQRISGKADDYERLMRSQAQTIEADAQVRARDTLDRARVKSQKIVDSVTSHTSAVLRDAEDQARQLRWQQQQLASFMAEVRELIRPDGIFSNEAPTVGTSADAEGVDELDTVEAIDAELIDDTEADDTDAADEPTSEFRGDEALEDELLDDDAETIDGKITIEVVESDEKASR; encoded by the coding sequence ATGAGTGCATCACCCGACAACGACCGCACCCCCGACTTCTTCGACAAGCTGATCGAAGAGAACCCTCGCGAGCAGCAGCGCGAGCAGTCCGGTTTCACCGCCTCTTTCCGCGGATACGACAAGGCCGAGGTCGACTCTGCTCTCAGCACACTGCGCAACCAGCTGCAGCAGGCCAAGGCCGATCTCGCCGCGACCGAGGCCCGTCATGAGGATGCAGTCGAGGCTCTCCGCGACGAAGAGCGCATCGCTCGGGAAGAGCTCGAAGCCGAGCTGCTCGCCGCCAAGGCGAAGGCAGCCGAGACCGAGGCGCAGGTGGCCACCCTCACCAACGAACTCGTCGACACTCCTCGGGCCGATGGCCAGGAAGCGCCGTCCCGCGAGCAGTTCGAGGCCATCCTCCGCGTCGCCGAGGAGCAGGCGAACGTGCTCATCCAGAACGCCGCGGTTCAGGCCGACCGCCTGATGGCTGCCGCGCGCGAAGAGGTCACGACGCAGCGCGCCGAGGCCGACGCCGACGTCACGCGTATCATCGCGCAGGCGCAGCACGACGCCGATCAGGTGCGTCTCAAGATCGACACCGAGTACACCGCGCACCAAGCAACGCTCGAGCGCGAGGCTGCGCACGCGGCCGAGAAGGTGCACCAGGCGACGCAGGAGGCCACGGCCATCCGCACCGAGGCCGAGAAGGGCGCAGCGGCGCTGCGCTCTCTCGTCACGCGCGAGACCACGCAGCTGCGCGCGGACGCCGAGCGCGAAGTGCGCGAGATGAACGCCCGCGTGCTCGAGTTCGAGGAGACCCTCACCCGCCGCCAGGACGACGCACAGCAGGAGTTCCTGGTGCTGCACAATCAGGCCGTCGCCCACGCCGAGCGCATCACCACCGACGCGAACGAGCAGGTCGCCGCATCGCTCGAGCACGCGCAGCGCATCTCGGGCAAGGCTGACGACTACGAGCGCCTGATGCGCTCGCAGGCGCAGACCATCGAGGCGGATGCCCAGGTGCGGGCGCGTGACACCCTCGACCGCGCCCGCGTGAAGTCGCAGAAGATCGTCGACTCCGTGACGAGCCACACCTCCGCGGTGCTGCGCGACGCCGAAGACCAGGCCAGGCAGCTGCGCTGGCAGCAGCAGCAGCTCGCCAGCTTCATGGCCGAGGTCCGCGAGCTGATCCGCCCCGACGGCATCTTCAGCAACGAAGCGCCGACCGTCGGGACCTCAGCGGACGCCGAGGGGGTCGACGAGCTCGACACCGTCGAGGCCATCGATGCAGAGCTGATCGACGATACCGAGGCCGACGACACGGATGCGGCCGACGAGCCGACCTCGGAGTTCCGCGGCGACGAGGCGCTGGAAGACGAGCTGCTCGACGACGACGCCGAGACCATCGACGGCAAGATCACGATCGAGGTCGTCGAGTCCGACGAGAAGGCCTCGCGCTGA